In Chlorocebus sabaeus isolate Y175 chromosome 11, mChlSab1.0.hap1, whole genome shotgun sequence, one DNA window encodes the following:
- the SPX gene encoding spexin has product MLYLKGAQGRRFISDQSRRKDLSDRPLPERRSPNPRLLPIPEAATILLASLQKSPEDEEKNFDQTRLLEDSLLNR; this is encoded by the exons ATGCTCTACCTGAAAGGGGCAC AGGGTCGCCGCTTCATCTCCGACCAGAGCCGGAGGAAGGACCTCTCCGATCGGCCACTGCCGG AAAGGCGAAGCCCAAATCCCCGACTACTACCTATTCCAGAGGCAGCAACCATCTTACTGGCGTCCCTTCAGAAATCACCAGAAG atgaagaaaaaaactttGATCAGACCAGATTACTGGAAGATAGTCTGCTTAACCGGTGA